In Natronomonas halophila, one DNA window encodes the following:
- a CDS encoding APC family permease: MSRDAGGTNIEGEAPVSETVVETEEATVTENAELERTLGLSGGLAIGIGTMIGAGIFVFPGLAAGNAGPAAALSFGIGAIIALLVALPASELATAMPKSGGGYYFISRGLGALAGAIVGLSLWFGLVFATAFYLVGFGYYAVDSLAEIGVSVGADWVIPLAIVFGAAFTVLNLTGTENAAKLQNGVVALLLSILAVFLGFGVLDAVGIVGQPTAPEDFTPFGYGPVFSTAALVFTSYLGFAQVATVAGEMKDPGRNLPLAMVGSVLVVGVLYVMTIFVATSAFGAERLAAEGETAMVAVGRDLLGPAGALAILFGGLLATMSSANASILSTSRAIYAVSKDALLPKWASRINLKYGTPHVALGMAGGPILALTATGRVEILAEVASFLHLIMYSLICVALIALRRDEPEWYDPDFRVPAYPLVAGIGAVASFALIGFMQLISQILGLAIMAGSAVWYFYYARDIELKGAL; the protein is encoded by the coding sequence ATGAGTCGTGACGCAGGCGGCACGAATATCGAGGGCGAAGCCCCGGTCTCCGAGACCGTCGTCGAAACCGAAGAGGCGACGGTCACGGAAAACGCCGAACTCGAACGGACGCTCGGGTTGTCGGGCGGTCTCGCCATCGGTATCGGGACGATGATTGGCGCCGGTATTTTCGTCTTCCCGGGGTTGGCCGCCGGCAACGCCGGCCCCGCGGCGGCGCTTTCCTTCGGCATCGGTGCGATTATTGCACTCCTCGTCGCGCTTCCGGCCTCCGAACTGGCGACGGCGATGCCGAAATCCGGCGGCGGCTACTACTTCATCTCCCGCGGTCTCGGCGCGCTTGCGGGCGCCATCGTCGGCCTGTCGCTGTGGTTCGGCCTGGTCTTTGCGACGGCCTTCTACCTCGTCGGGTTCGGCTACTACGCCGTGGACTCGCTGGCCGAAATCGGCGTCTCGGTCGGCGCCGATTGGGTCATTCCGCTGGCTATCGTCTTCGGCGCGGCGTTCACCGTTCTGAACTTGACCGGGACCGAAAACGCCGCCAAACTCCAGAACGGCGTCGTCGCACTGCTACTGTCGATTCTCGCGGTCTTCCTCGGCTTCGGCGTCCTCGACGCCGTCGGCATCGTCGGCCAACCGACCGCCCCGGAAGACTTCACCCCGTTCGGCTACGGCCCGGTCTTCTCGACGGCGGCGCTGGTCTTTACCTCGTATCTCGGCTTCGCGCAAGTCGCCACCGTCGCCGGCGAGATGAAGGACCCCGGCCGGAACCTCCCGCTGGCGATGGTCGGGTCTGTCCTCGTCGTCGGCGTCCTCTACGTGATGACCATCTTCGTCGCGACGAGTGCCTTCGGCGCCGAGCGACTGGCCGCGGAGGGCGAAACCGCGATGGTCGCCGTCGGACGGGACTTGCTTGGTCCGGCGGGCGCCCTCGCCATCCTCTTCGGCGGCCTGCTGGCGACGATGTCGAGCGCGAACGCGTCGATTCTCTCGACGTCACGGGCCATCTACGCCGTCTCGAAGGACGCCCTGCTTCCGAAGTGGGCCAGCCGTATCAATCTGAAATACGGCACGCCACACGTCGCGCTGGGAATGGCCGGCGGCCCGATTCTCGCGTTGACCGCGACCGGACGCGTCGAAATCCTCGCCGAAGTGGCCTCGTTCCTCCATCTCATCATGTACAGCCTCATCTGCGTCGCGCTCATCGCGTTGCGCCGCGACGAACCGGAGTGGTACGACCCCGATTTCCGGGTCCCGGCCTACCCGCTCGTGGCGGGCATCGGCGCCGTCGCCAGTTTCGCGCTCATCGGGTTCATGCAACTAATCTCGCAGATTCTCGGCCTCGCCATCATGGCCGGCAGCGCCGTGTGGTACTTCTACTATGCGCGCGATATCGAACTCAAGGGGGCACTATAG
- a CDS encoding Nif3-like dinuclear metal center hexameric protein yields MHLSEFRDRLNDVLNHDEYAGADASANGLQVGGVEPGDTVDHAAFAVDGVEATFEAAAAADADVLVVHHGIVWGGLDRVTELEYDRIATLVENDLDLYVSHLPLDGHDELGNAAGLAQFLDCEIAAPFGEAGGVTIGQRVRAETPYTVESLRDQLSGLDTGGKAIDVLDFGPEEIEDIGIVTGGGADWIREAAETGVDAFVTGEGKQKVYHEAREAGVNVFLAGHYATETFGVQALADLVETWGIETTYLDHPTGL; encoded by the coding sequence ATGCACCTCTCGGAGTTCCGTGACCGACTGAACGACGTGCTGAACCACGACGAGTACGCGGGCGCCGACGCCAGCGCCAACGGCCTGCAGGTCGGGGGCGTCGAACCCGGCGACACCGTCGACCATGCGGCCTTCGCCGTCGACGGGGTCGAAGCGACCTTCGAGGCTGCGGCGGCCGCCGATGCCGACGTCCTGGTCGTCCACCACGGCATCGTCTGGGGCGGTCTCGACCGCGTCACAGAACTGGAATACGACCGCATCGCCACGCTCGTCGAGAACGACCTCGACCTCTACGTCTCCCATCTCCCGCTGGACGGCCACGACGAACTCGGCAACGCGGCGGGTCTCGCCCAATTCCTCGACTGCGAAATCGCCGCGCCGTTCGGCGAGGCCGGCGGCGTCACGATTGGCCAGCGAGTCCGCGCCGAGACGCCCTACACCGTCGAGAGCCTGCGGGACCAGCTATCTGGGCTGGACACCGGTGGTAAGGCAATCGACGTGCTCGACTTCGGCCCCGAGGAAATCGAGGACATCGGCATCGTCACCGGCGGTGGTGCCGACTGGATTCGGGAGGCCGCCGAGACAGGCGTCGACGCCTTCGTCACCGGCGAGGGGAAACAGAAGGTCTACCACGAAGCCCGAGAGGCGGGCGTAAACGTCTTCCTGGCCGGCCACTACGCGACGGAAACCTTCGGTGTACAGGCCCTCGCGGATCTGGTGGAGACGTGGGGCATCGAGACGACGTATCTCGACCACCCGACCGGCCTATAA
- a CDS encoding twin-arginine translocation signal domain-containing protein codes for MTEATPSRRTVLKSLAAITGAGGTIVGGSYVASQPSVAVETEDVLEASDVRTERNDGELDAVAVAPELAVEWSDFGGGLDRIGITLGAAIDGESGYDLLFDGTTEADGVTAEGDNLDAVDGALTLSFERIDITTVGDTVTEADFGADLIPGEVVTTTVELTLRVDVVGTQNAETQTAFETVPFDVTLRNPEGEATASGSANTDVE; via the coding sequence ATGACGGAAGCCACCCCCTCGCGCCGAACCGTCCTCAAAAGTCTCGCCGCCATCACCGGCGCTGGCGGCACTATCGTCGGCGGCAGTTACGTCGCCTCCCAACCCTCCGTCGCCGTCGAGACGGAGGACGTGCTGGAGGCCAGCGACGTCCGAACCGAGCGCAACGACGGCGAACTCGACGCGGTGGCCGTCGCGCCGGAACTCGCCGTCGAGTGGTCGGATTTCGGCGGGGGTCTCGACCGCATCGGCATCACCCTGGGTGCGGCCATCGACGGCGAATCCGGCTACGACCTGCTGTTCGACGGGACGACCGAGGCCGACGGCGTGACCGCCGAAGGCGACAACCTCGATGCCGTCGATGGCGCACTCACGCTCTCCTTCGAACGCATAGACATCACGACGGTCGGCGACACAGTCACCGAGGCCGATTTCGGTGCGGACCTCATCCCCGGCGAGGTGGTCACAACCACTGTCGAACTCACACTCCGGGTCGACGTGGTCGGCACACAGAACGCCGAGACCCAAACCGCCTTCGAGACGGTTCCCTTCGACGTGACGCTCCGAAACCCAGAGGGCGAGGCGACTGCGAGCGGGTCGGCGAATACCGACGTCGAGTGA
- a CDS encoding arginase family protein, with amino-acid sequence MGDFPGARAALDDAAYAVVGAPLDVSTTFRPGARFGPDRIRRFARPFDEYDQRTGRHFSDLACDSGDVSPWGDIPDYLDFLTGQLSDHHDDGRLPLLLGGEHTVTVAGLRAADPDVYVCLDAHLDLYEAYAGDEYAHATVTSHALDIADEAILLGARTGSEDEWDRAAEADVTVVPPEDVGGWTPDFDGDAYLSVDIDAADPGFAPGTGTPEPFGLEPREMRDVVRAVAPQSVGFDIVEVNDRDDGQAASLAGKLLQTFVFAHAEATLD; translated from the coding sequence ATGGGCGACTTTCCCGGTGCGCGAGCCGCTTTGGACGACGCCGCCTACGCGGTCGTCGGCGCACCGCTCGACGTTTCTACCACGTTTCGCCCCGGCGCCCGGTTCGGGCCCGACCGAATCCGTCGATTCGCCCGCCCGTTCGACGAATACGACCAGCGCACAGGCCGGCACTTCTCGGACCTCGCCTGTGACTCGGGCGACGTCTCCCCCTGGGGGGACATCCCCGACTACCTCGACTTTCTGACCGGACAGCTATCCGACCACCACGACGACGGCCGGCTGCCGCTCTTGCTCGGCGGCGAACACACCGTCACCGTCGCCGGCCTCCGGGCGGCCGACCCCGACGTCTACGTCTGTCTGGACGCCCACCTCGACCTGTACGAGGCCTACGCGGGCGACGAGTACGCCCACGCGACGGTAACCTCTCACGCCCTCGATATCGCCGACGAGGCCATCCTGCTAGGCGCACGCACGGGCAGCGAAGACGAGTGGGACCGCGCCGCCGAGGCCGACGTGACGGTCGTCCCGCCCGAAGACGTGGGCGGCTGGACCCCCGATTTCGACGGCGACGCCTACCTCAGCGTCGACATCGACGCCGCAGACCCCGGGTTCGCGCCCGGCACGGGAACCCCGGAACCGTTCGGCCTCGAACCGCGCGAGATGCGCGATGTCGTCCGCGCGGTTGCACCCCAATCGGTCGGCTTCGATATCGTCGAAGTCAACGACCGCGACGACGGGCAGGCCGCTTCGCTGGCCGGCAAACTCCTCCAGACGTTCGTCTTCGCCCACGCCGAGGCGACCCTCGACTGA
- a CDS encoding translation initiation factor IF-5A: MPKEQNEVRDLQEGNYVLIDDVPCKITAYSTSKPGKHGSAKARVEGTGVFDGQKRNFTQPVDQKVWVPIVERKQGQVVSISGDDMQVMDLDTYDTITMRIPEDLDPSPDDDIEYLEWEGQRKVV; the protein is encoded by the coding sequence ATGCCGAAAGAGCAGAATGAGGTCCGAGACCTTCAGGAAGGTAACTACGTACTGATCGACGACGTGCCGTGTAAGATCACCGCCTACAGCACGTCCAAGCCCGGTAAGCACGGGAGTGCGAAGGCTCGCGTCGAGGGCACCGGCGTCTTCGACGGCCAGAAGCGCAACTTCACCCAACCCGTCGACCAGAAGGTCTGGGTTCCCATCGTCGAGCGAAAGCAGGGCCAGGTCGTCTCTATCTCCGGCGACGACATGCAGGTCATGGACCTCGACACCTACGACACCATCACCATGCGCATCCCCGAGGACCTCGACCCCAGCCCGGACGACGACATCGAGTACCTCGAGTGGGAAGGCCAGCGAAAGGTTGTTTAA
- the mch gene encoding methenyltetrahydromethanopterin cyclohydrolase, with the protein MESLNRMALELADEAIDFADELAIEVHELDNGAMVLDFGVHSPGGIEAGLLLAEIQTGGLATVQTGVDEIEGAPLTHVETSTDHPAMALLCAQKAGWELSVDGFEGLGSGPARALVAEEDEFQRIGYRDASDFAVLAVESEELPGEAVAEHVADMTGVPVSSVFLPTFSTASVTGSVALAARAAELAAFRLSELGYDPLEMLSVTASSPVAPVAESDELAMARTNDALAYGGQVHMTVDSDFDRFEEIASTAREEFGHPFVEVFEDHEWDFYDLPVEVFAPAQVTIDIVGEGVEVVGRTDEALLAESFGL; encoded by the coding sequence ATGGAGAGTCTCAATCGGATGGCCCTCGAACTCGCGGACGAGGCCATCGACTTCGCCGACGAACTCGCGATAGAGGTTCACGAACTCGACAACGGCGCGATGGTGCTGGACTTCGGCGTCCACTCGCCGGGCGGCATCGAGGCCGGCCTTCTTTTGGCCGAAATCCAGACCGGCGGGCTGGCGACGGTCCAGACCGGCGTCGACGAAATCGAGGGCGCGCCGCTGACCCACGTCGAAACGTCGACCGACCACCCCGCAATGGCACTGCTCTGTGCACAGAAAGCCGGCTGGGAGTTGTCGGTCGACGGCTTCGAAGGCCTCGGCAGCGGCCCCGCTCGTGCGCTCGTGGCCGAGGAAGACGAGTTCCAGCGCATCGGCTACCGCGATGCCTCGGATTTCGCCGTGCTGGCGGTCGAAAGCGAGGAACTCCCCGGTGAGGCCGTCGCCGAACACGTCGCGGACATGACGGGCGTGCCCGTCTCCAGCGTCTTCCTGCCGACCTTCTCGACGGCGAGCGTGACCGGCAGCGTCGCGCTGGCCGCTCGGGCCGCCGAACTCGCCGCCTTCCGACTGTCGGAACTCGGCTACGACCCACTGGAGATGCTCTCTGTCACGGCCTCCTCGCCCGTCGCGCCGGTCGCGGAAAGCGACGAACTGGCGATGGCCCGAACGAACGACGCGCTCGCGTATGGCGGTCAGGTCCACATGACCGTCGACAGCGACTTCGACCGCTTCGAGGAAATCGCCTCGACGGCCCGCGAGGAGTTCGGCCACCCGTTCGTCGAAGTCTTCGAGGACCACGAGTGGGACTTCTACGACCTGCCCGTCGAAGTCTTCGCGCCCGCGCAGGTGACTATCGACATCGTCGGCGAGGGCGTCGAAGTGGTGGGCCGCACCGACGAGGCCCTGCTCGCCGAGAGCTTCGGACTGTGA
- a CDS encoding COX15/CtaA family protein has product MDLRRLLFVTTITTALTALVGVITATSGAGLTCEARWPLCDGAVFGLFPANFMSFIEWSHRLVAMITGFLIIGSTIAAWRGSHPRRVRFATLAALVITPVQIIFGAFTVLVHELVFGYSIVVLTLHFAFAATILGLLVAATVWAYAETGAVSLDRVQQAGGFALLGYPVMVALTPRLFVTFGEVAQFIYYGLGFAIFAALVAVALWGRELSARGVSIAGGIAALAVVAQLIIARQAFGSRGQLLILALSFAAFGLTLGAVSRSRSLDSGSAHAVASE; this is encoded by the coding sequence ATGGACCTCCGCCGGCTGCTGTTCGTCACGACCATCACGACTGCGCTCACCGCGCTGGTGGGTGTGATAACCGCCACCTCCGGGGCCGGCCTGACCTGCGAGGCGCGGTGGCCGCTCTGTGACGGCGCCGTCTTCGGCCTCTTTCCGGCCAACTTCATGTCCTTCATCGAGTGGTCCCACCGCCTGGTGGCGATGATAACCGGCTTCCTCATCATCGGCTCGACGATTGCCGCCTGGCGCGGCAGCCACCCACGCCGGGTTCGGTTCGCGACGCTGGCTGCGCTCGTCATCACGCCCGTCCAGATAATTTTCGGCGCCTTCACCGTCCTCGTCCACGAACTCGTCTTCGGCTACTCCATCGTCGTGTTGACGCTGCATTTCGCCTTCGCGGCGACCATCCTCGGCCTGCTCGTGGCCGCGACGGTCTGGGCCTACGCCGAAACGGGAGCGGTCTCGCTGGACCGCGTCCAGCAGGCGGGCGGCTTCGCGCTGCTCGGCTATCCCGTCATGGTCGCGCTCACGCCGCGCCTGTTCGTCACCTTCGGCGAGGTCGCACAGTTCATTTATTACGGACTCGGTTTCGCCATCTTCGCGGCGCTTGTCGCCGTCGCGCTGTGGGGCCGCGAACTCAGCGCACGCGGCGTCTCGATTGCCGGTGGCATCGCCGCGCTGGCCGTCGTCGCCCAACTCATCATCGCCCGACAGGCCTTCGGCAGTCGCGGCCAACTGCTCATCCTCGCGCTGTCGTTTGCGGCCTTCGGGCTGACGCTAGGGGCCGTCAGTCGGAGTCGGAGCCTCGATTCCGGGTCGGCACACGCCGTCGCGAGCGAGTAG